The following proteins come from a genomic window of Trifolium pratense cultivar HEN17-A07 linkage group LG4, ARS_RC_1.1, whole genome shotgun sequence:
- the LOC123923390 gene encoding dirigent protein 22-like, whose protein sequence is MGAFQIFFFLLLSCYTLTTVIAQDETGFVSSIDPKFFKRRQNTSHFRFYWHDIVSGENATSIDIVSALPEYNTTTLFGEVKIIDNPLTLGSELSSKLIGRAQGIYASTSQTELNFLMIMNFVLFEGKYNGSTISILGRNDAYEKVRELPVIGGSGIFRFAKGYAEATTHFLDTKTGDATTEYNVYVTHSI, encoded by the coding sequence ATGGGAGCTTTTcaaatcttcttcttccttctcctCTCTTGTTACACCCTCACAACCGTCATTGCACAAGATGAGACAGGTTTCGTGAGCTCAATAGaccctaaattttttaaaagaagacAAAACACTAGCCACTTTAGATTCTATTGGCATGACATAGTGTCGGGAGAAAATGCCACCTCAATAGACATAGTTTCAGCACTCCCAGAATATAACACAACTACTCTCTTTGGTGAGGTGAAAATCATAGACAACCCTTTAACCCTAGGATCCGAATTAAGCTCAAAATTGATCGGAAGGGCTCAAGGAATTTATGCGTCTACCTCGCAAACCGAGCTCAATTTTCTTATGattatgaattttgttttgtttgaaggAAAATATAATGGAAGTACCATTAGTATCTTGGGAAGAAATGATGCTTATGAAAAAGTTAGAGAATTGCCTGTTATTGGTGGAAGTGGAATTTTTAGATTTGCTAAGGGATATGCTGAAGCTACTACTCACTTTTTGGATACCAAAACAGGAGATGCTACAACTGAGTACAATGTTTATGTTACTCattctatttaa